In the Besnoitia besnoiti strain Bb-Ger1 chromosome IX, whole genome shotgun sequence genome, GAACAAAACGTTGCCGTCGTCGTAGCAGATCTCGTCAAATATGTTTGTCAGCTACACACCGCGGGTTTTCACTGACATGATGTGGTGGTATCACTGTCTGTCTACCTCTGCGACTCGCGTCCGAGAGTAACTCACCGCTCCTCAGGGTGCGGCCTGCTTGTGGCGAGACGACACAACCAAAGACAACTGTATAGTTCTGCTACAGTTCTTTTATTTTGGCGCTATCTTTTTTCCGGCGAAAGTGCCGCAGCAGGTTGTTGAACGGGCCCTCACCCTCCGACCAATTCCTCCTACAGCAATCTTCACGTAGAAACAATGACATCCTCCCGGCAATTCCTCTTCTGTTGTCTCGCGCTTTCAACATTGACCGGTGGAGCCTTTGGCGCCTTCCCTGAAAAGCTTCTGGGACGCGAAGCCAGGCCGGGAATCAAGGTGGAGGAACCCATGGAAGCAATGAGTGAAATGATGAAGGGTATGATGGAGTTTCAGCGAATGATCGAGAAAGATTCCATGGTCAACGCGAAAGCGCTTGAGGCCCTTCCCTCCGTTGACATGTCAAGCTTCCTCGACACTCTGCGCTCTCTAATTACGGCGAAGTTCGAGTTGCTCTCTGGACTCATTGGGGGTATCGGAAGCGGTTCCGATCTGGGAAGCATACTGCCTGGTCTTTTAGGTGGTTCTTTGCTTCCTAGCCTGCCCGAGCTCAGCTTTCCAGGTCTGCCTTCTTTGACACCGGGGGCTCAGACAGCTTGATTGAACATCAATGTTGTCTCCTCGGTGTGTGCTTGCCTCCATGCGGTTGAGGGTTCGTCCGTGCCTTTGTTCCAGTGATCTTGCCGTTCTGTCCTTGGCAATTGTTTGACTACCACAGACACTGTCAAAGCGTTACCATTTGGCGGACAATTCGCACTTCTGTGCGATTGAGCGGCATTGTCGCTGTACAACACAACGCGTTAGATTGCGTTTCAGCTTCCGGCCTACTGTATGCCTGTGCAGCCGTTTCTGGCTGGTCGTCTTTTGCTGACGACGGAAACATACGTCCCTCCTTGAGGCATCTTAGTTCGGTACATCCTGCTCCAGAAGAGGGGTCCCTTTACAGTAGTGTAAGCGGGGGAAACGCTTCAGGCCTATTCGGGCTATGACTCATTCATGGAACTGCAAGAAGCATTAGCTACCACGATAGGCAGAGTTGCGCAGTCGCTTTGTTGTGCGCCTGTCTGCCGTAGAAACAATACGTCCTCATGGCACTGAACTAATGATGGCCACGGACACATGGTGACAAATGCACGCAATCCAGTTTCGTTCTGTAATGGAGGCGACGAAATTATCGTGGCCGTAAGGCGCGGTGTTGCCTTCCCTCCGGTGACGGGGGGCTCCAGGCCGACTCATGTTTCTTTTTGCCTCTCAGAAGGCACCGTAATCTGCCGCCTCTTTCTCATGCTCCGTTGCTGGAATGGCTCGCTTGATGAAGATGCTGTGCGCACTCTTTATCCGCGTCTAACACAGGCATGGTGCTTCGAGCACCGAGGTGTGGCGGCACAAAGACGCACCAGGAATAGGGGAAATTCAAGCGTTGTACCTGCCACGGGTTCTGCAGAATCATGGCTATGCTAGTGGCGCCCACCACTCTTGGACACACTTTCAAAATCTACTATTGATTTCCAGAGTGGCCGTGCCCAGGACATCTGTCTGCGCTAGCAATTTTCCATTGAAACAGCTTTGACAGGTTAAACCGGAGAGAAGGCATGGCTGAAGACTGGATGTTTTGCATCCTGTATTTGGAGCCGTCCCACAAGTGCGGACGATGAAGTGTTTCTTTTGCGAGAAGAGGCCTCTGAAGCCATTCTGGGACGCCCCCAAGCGGCGGAAGCCGTTGGTACGTGTGCTTGATGAGTTGTCTGGTTCCGGCGGTTCTTCTCGCCAGCACGACCAGGACGAGCATTCCAGTTCTTGGAGAACCGTTAGCTGCAACAGAGACTCTTCCGTGTCACAGAGCAACTGTTTACAAACGCAGCACGGAAGATAACggtgtgcgtctgcgcacgGGCGTCGTGCGGTTTCGTGTGCTTTCTTGGGTTCACTGCCGCTGGGCCCCAAGTGTGAAACAACTCAAAGTGGCAATTAACGCATGTACATCCACACTGATGGGATGGATTACGCTTTCAAGTGACAGACGGGATGGGAGCACACGGGGAGTACCCCGTCACTGACAGCGGGAGCGGTTGTGAGATGTTGAGTAAAAGCCGTGTTTAGCTCTCAGCGCCGCTCGTTCTCCGTGGTCTTCGGGTTCCGAGGACGAACCGGGTTGCCCAGCGATGATGCAGGATTCAAGTCATCAGAACATCTTTTTTGATCTTTTTCCTCCGCCGTTGAGAACCTCCCGCGGATCATCTTGTCCTACGCTCATGTGAACGGTGAAGTTTGCTGACATCTGCGTCGCACGTACCACGACAAAGGCGAAAACCGCCAAGGGAGCTAGATTGACGCAGAGCATTTTGCCGTCTGACAACATGACGGGAAAGAACGCAGTTTTGCTGGCCGTGCTGTTGTCACTGGTGGTggtttccgcctccgcgcaggcagaggaCAAACAAGGTCCGAAAGTTCAGGCCACCCGCCAACACATCGACGAAACTATGGACGCCCAGACCGACGCGGTGACGCCCCCATACGACGCGTTGGAAGAGTTCATTCAGGCCTTCCGGGAGGTGAAGAAAGCGGTTGAACAAGATGTGGCTGTGAACAAGGAGGCGATGCAGCGCGTAGCGGATTTCGACTTGGTGTCCCTCTTGGATGTGATACGAGAGGCCGCACAAGCGAAATTTACACTTCTCGGGCGCCTAATTGGAGATATTGCCAGCGGGATCGGCAACGGAGCCCTGGCTCTGATGGGCGACGAAGCCGCCTTTATCCAGCCGAAGAAACAGGGTCTTAAAAGAACAACTACGACGACCAGCACGACCCCCACGACTACCACCTCTACAACGTCCACTACAACTACCTCTACTTCCACGACGAGTACAACAAGTACAACAACCTCAACGACTACAACGACGACCACTTCTAGCTCGACTACTACGACTACCGCGGGATAGGCCAATGCACCTTGTCTGAAGTTGTGATGGTGGATGAGAGTGTGTAGGGCGCTGGTTCCCTCCTGCGTACACGGTTGGTGGTTTTCGCACGGTGTGCGATGCCTGTCTGCTGAAGTCAAAGTTGTCCGCGCAATAGGTCCCCGGAGAAAAAGACTTGTCTTCCCCAACATTGGCAAACATTGTTTGGCACCGTGAATTCAAGTGAATGGCGCTCCCTTGACCGGAGGTGACTCACCACGCACACGTGGCATTCGGTCAGTATTCCTGCCCGGATGTTTGCACGGGAAAGGCAACGATATCTCACCATCTCGGATCTGAAGGTCCACCGGAAGCAAATCGCTTTTCTTCAGAACTCAGCAGACTGCCTCGAATAGCGTGCGGATCCAAGCTCACTTAGCACTACCCTTCAACAGCGAATCCTCTCCTTTGTTAGTCGAGGAGTAGTAACGGGGAAGCTCCTCAGATATCTAAGTGTGAGTCGTAGGGTTGATACTGAAGCCCTTGTCTGACTGCTGCAGTCATACGCGTGACACACTTTATCCCGAGCACGGACCCTTCACGTATTGCGGATCTGGGCTGCCTGAACGGTAGAGATTGCAGCCAGTATCTCCTGATTTCCTATAAGCGCTAGCGTCTTCCTCCACGAGATTGCGACACACTGGAGCACCTCGGACGGCTAAATTGATCGGGCGTAGGAGCGAGGAAGATGTCAGTCGTTCTCGGGACGCTAAACGCCCGGCGGATAAGCATGGATCGGTCATGGAGACCTTTGCTTCGAGCCAGGACGCGCGTATACAGTAAACTACTTAGTCCTGCGGGTCACCCCGGCATAGCTTGACACGCTCTAAAACTAAGACGTGCTACCTGTTCGCGGCCGTGCTCGACGGAAGACTTCGTGCGGCCGGGTCAAGAGGGCTTTCAAGAGTTTAGACTCTGACAGATTAGGGGATTTGGGCACTTGCTTTGTGAGCATACACCTTTTTAGAAAAACTGGAGTCTGCAGGATGAAGCCACTGCAGTGTAGGGTGCTCTGCTGTATCCCTTTTGTCCTACTCCGGACTCACTCCCCTGACGGGCATCGACGCTTTCCCCGCGAGAACTGATGAACGACAGgcgccctgctgctgcggccgctaGGTCAGGTCCACGCGGAGTGCTACTGTGCTTGATCCACTTTTTCCTCTGTTTTGCCCCGTTCTCAGGAATTGCGGAACGACCACAGCGCCAGCGATATGGACTGCTTCTTCCATACTTATTGGGGTTGCCACgtgagctgcatgcgcttggcaagcggcgaacgcgctgACTGGCTCCATTGGCGCGCTTACCCGTTTCTCCCGCGTAGTTTGTGTTCTTCTTCATTTCTTAGTCGTTTTTTCCGGTTTTCACTTGCTAGTACCCCGCCCGCACACGCCACCATGTTTTCTTCGCGATCGTTTGAGTTGAGAGAAGGATTCCACAGAGGTTGGTGAGTCGCCTGGTCTTGTTCATGCCTCACGTATGGTGTGTCTAGGGACGTCCTCAGGGGGGTGGCGGCAGCAGTCGACTTGCCGGTTCTCGATTGTGCTGACTGCGAGCCTCGTGTGTTAGAGGGTGC is a window encoding:
- a CDS encoding hypothetical protein (encoded by transcript BESB_014020), with product MTSSRQFLFCCLALSTLTGGAFGAFPEKLLGREARPGIKVEEPMEAMSEMMKGMMEFQRMIEKDSMVNAKALEALPSVDMSSFLDTLRSLITAKFELLSGLIGGIGSGSDLGSILPGLLGGSLLPSLPELSFPGLPSLTPGAQTA
- a CDS encoding hypothetical protein (encoded by transcript BESB_014030), whose amino-acid sequence is MTGKNAVLLAVLLSLVVVSASAQAEDKQGPKVQATRQHIDETMDAQTDAVTPPYDALEEFIQAFREVKKAVEQDVAVNKEAMQRVADFDLVSLLDVIREAAQAKFTLLGRLIGDIASGIGNGALALMGDEAAFIQPKKQGLKRTTTTTSTTPTTTTSTTSTTTTSTSTTSTTSTTTSTTTTTTTSSSTTTTTAG